In a genomic window of Piliocolobus tephrosceles isolate RC106 chromosome 1, ASM277652v3, whole genome shotgun sequence:
- the PFKFB2 gene encoding 6-phosphofructo-2-kinase/fructose-2,6-bisphosphatase 2 isoform X2, producing MSGASVSEQNNNSYETKTSNLRMSEKKCSWASYMTNSPTLIVMIGLPARGKTYVSKKLTRYLNWIGVPTKVFNLGVYRREAVKSYKSYDFFRHDNEEAMKIRKQCALVALEDVKAYLTEENGQIAVFDATNTTRERRDMILNFAEQNSFKVFFVESVCDDPDVIAANILEVKVSSPDYPERNRENVMEDFLKRIECYKVTYRPLDPDNYDKDLSFIKVINVGQRFLVNRVQDYIQSKIVYYLMNIHVQPRTIYLCRHGESEFNLLGKIGGDSGLSVRGKQFAQALRKFLEEQEITDLKVWTSQLKRTIQTAESLGVPYEQWKILNEIDAGVCEEMTYAEIEKRYPEEFALRDQEKYLYRYPGGESYQDLVQRLEPVIMELERQGNVLVISHQAVMRCLLAYFLDKGADELPYLRCPLHTIFKLTPVAYGCKVETIKLNVEAVNTHRDKPTTRSSLEMQNPRPHPRPPESESSFYQDHQAAETTLAVRRRPSAASPMLPC from the exons ATGTCTGGGGCATCTGTCTCAGAACAGAACAATAACAGCTATGAAACCAAAACCTCAAATCTTCGAATGTCAGAGAAGAAATGTT CATGGGCCTCCTACATGACCAACTCCCCGACTCTCATCGTTATGATTGGTTTGCCAGCCCGGGGTAAAACCTACGTGTCTAAGAAACTAACACGCTACCTCAACTGGATTGGAGTGCCCACCAAAG TGTTTAATCTTGGGGTGTATCGGCGTGAAGCAGTCAAGTCCTATAAGTCCTACGACTTCTTTCGGCATGACAATGAGGAGGCCATGAAGATCCGCAA ACAGTGTGCTCTGGTGGCGCTGGAAGATGTTAAGGCATATCTCACTGAGGAGAATGGTCAGATTGCG GTGTTTGATGCCACCAATACAACCCGGGAGAGGAGGGACATGATTTTGAACTTTGCTGAACAGAATTCCTTCAAG GTATTCTTTGTGGAGTCTGTCTGTGATGATCCTGATGTCATTGCTGCCAATATTCTG GAGGTTAAGGTGTCGAGCCCTGACTACCCTGAAAGGAACAGAGAGAATGTGATGGAGGACTTCCTGAAAAGAATTGAGTGCTACAAAGTTACCTACCGACCCCTTGACCCAGACAACTATGACAA GGATCTTTCTTTCATCAAGGTGATAAATGTGGGCCAGCGATTTTTAGTCAACAGAGTCCAGGACTACATCCAGAGCAAGATAGTCTACTACCTCATGAATATCCATGTCCAGCCTCGCACCATTTACCTTTGCCGCCATGGAGAAAGCGAGTTCAATCTCTTGGGGAAGATTGGGGGTGACTCTGGCCTCTCCGTGAGGGGAAAGCAG TTTGCCCAAGCTCTAAGGAAGTTTTTGGAGGAACAGGAGATAACAGACCTCAAAGTGTGGACAAGCCAGTTGAAGAGGACCATACAGACTGCTGAGTCTCTCGGGGTGCCCTATGAGCAGTGGAAGATTCTGAATGAGATTGATGCT GGCGTGTGTGAAGAAATGACCTATGCCGAGATTGAGAAGCGGTACCCAGAAGAGTTTGCACTTCGAGATCAAGAGAAGTATCTGTATCGATATCCTGGTGGGGAG TCATACCAGGACCTGGTGCAGCGGCTGGAGCCTGTCATCATGGAGCTGGAACGTCAGGGCAATGTCCtcgtcatctcccaccaggctgTCATGCGCTGCCTCCTGGCCTACTTCTTGGATAAGGGCGCAG ATGAGCTACCATACTTGAGATGCCCTCTCCATACCATCTTCAAACTTACTCCTGTGGCCTACG GGTGCAAAGTGGAAACAATTAAACTTAACGTGGAGGCTGTGAACACGCATCGTGATAAGCCAACT
- the YOD1 gene encoding ubiquitin thioesterase OTU1, whose protein sequence is MFGPAKGRHFGVHPAPGYPGGISPSAAGTKGGPAGVWPVGSRTDTMWRLRCKAKDGTHVLQGLSSRTRVRELQSQIAAITGIAPDGQRILVGYPPECLDLSNGDTILEDLPIQSGDMLIVEEDQTRPKSSPAFTKRGASSYVRETLPVLTRTVVPADNSCLFTSVYYVVEGGVLNPACAPEMRRLIAQIVASDPDFYSEAILGKTNQEYCDWIKRDDTWGGAIEISILSKFYQCEICVVDTQTVRIDRFGEDAGYTKRVLLIYDGIHYDPLQRNFPDPDTPPLTIFSSNDDIVLVQALELADEARRRRQFTDVNRFTLRCMVCQKGLTGQAEAREHAKETGHTNFGEV, encoded by the exons ATGTTTGGCCCCGCTAAAGGTCGCCATTTTGGAGTCCACCCGGCGCCTGGTTACCCCGGCGGCATCTCTCCATCGGCTGCCGGGACCAAAGGTGGTCCCGCGGGTGTCTGGCCTGTGGGCAGCCGGACCGACACGATGTGGCGGCTCCGCTGCAAGGCCAAGGACGGCACCCATGTTTTGCAGGGGCTGTCCAGCCGGACCCGGGTGCGGGAACTCCAGAGCCAAATTGCCGCCATCACCGGGATCGCCCCCGACGGTCAGCGAATCCTCGTCGGATACCCTCCCGAGTGCCTGGATCTCAGCAATGGGGATACCATTCTGGAAGACTTGCCCATCCAATCTG gtGACATGCTGATCGTTGAAGAAGACCAAACCAGGCCCAAAAGTTCACCTGCATTTACTAAACGTGGTGCTTCTAGTTACGTCAGGGAAACTTTGCCTGTGCTTACCAGAACCGTGGTCCCAGCAGACAATTCTTGCCTCTTTACCAGTGTGTACTATGTCGTCGAAGGAGGAGTCTTGAATCCAGCTTGTGCCCCTGAGATGAGACGCCTCATAGCACAAATTGTAGCAAGCGATCCAGACTTCTATAGTGAGGCAATACtgggaaaaacaaatcaagagtACTGTGACTGGATCAAAAGGGATGACACTTGGGGAGGAGCAATAGAGATATCGATTTTGTCCAAGTTTTACCAGTGTGAAATATGTGTAGTGGATACACAGACAGTAAGAATTGATCGTTTTGGGGAAGATGCAGGATATACCAAAAGGGTTCTGCTTATTTATGATGGCATCCACTATGATCCACTTCAGCGTAACTTCCCTGATCCAGATACACCTCCTCTGACCATTTTCTCCTCTAATGATGATATTGTTCTTGTACAAGCACTGGAATTAGCAGATGAAGCTAGAAGAAGGAGACAGTTTACTGATGTCAACCGCTTCACCCTGAGATGCATGGTATGTCAGAAAGGATTAACTGGACAAGCAGAAGCAAGGGAACATGCCAAGGAGACAGGCCATACCAACTTTGGAGAAGTGTGA
- the PFKFB2 gene encoding 6-phosphofructo-2-kinase/fructose-2,6-bisphosphatase 2 isoform X4 produces MSGASVSEQNNNSYETKTSNLRMSEKKCSWASYMTNSPTLIVMIGLPARGKTYVSKKLTRYLNWIGVPTKVFNLGVYRREAVKSYKSYDFFRHDNEEAMKIRKQCALVALEDVKAYLTEENGQIAVFDATNTTRERRDMILNFAEQNSFKVFFVESVCDDPDVIAANILEVKVSSPDYPERNRENVMEDFLKRIECYKVTYRPLDPDNYDKDLSFIKVINVGQRFLVNRVQDYIQSKIVYYLMNIHVQPRTIYLCRHGESEFNLLGKIGGDSGLSVRGKQFAQALRKFLEEQEITDLKVWTSQLKRTIQTAESLGVPYEQWKILNEIDAGVCEEMTYAEIEKRYPEEFALRDQEKYLYRYPGGESYQDLVQRLEPVIMELERQGNVLVISHQAVMRCLLAYFLDKGADELPYLRCPLHTIFKLTPVAYGCKVETIKLNVEAVNTHRDKPTAAETTLAVRRRPSAASPMLPC; encoded by the exons ATGTCTGGGGCATCTGTCTCAGAACAGAACAATAACAGCTATGAAACCAAAACCTCAAATCTTCGAATGTCAGAGAAGAAATGTT CATGGGCCTCCTACATGACCAACTCCCCGACTCTCATCGTTATGATTGGTTTGCCAGCCCGGGGTAAAACCTACGTGTCTAAGAAACTAACACGCTACCTCAACTGGATTGGAGTGCCCACCAAAG TGTTTAATCTTGGGGTGTATCGGCGTGAAGCAGTCAAGTCCTATAAGTCCTACGACTTCTTTCGGCATGACAATGAGGAGGCCATGAAGATCCGCAA ACAGTGTGCTCTGGTGGCGCTGGAAGATGTTAAGGCATATCTCACTGAGGAGAATGGTCAGATTGCG GTGTTTGATGCCACCAATACAACCCGGGAGAGGAGGGACATGATTTTGAACTTTGCTGAACAGAATTCCTTCAAG GTATTCTTTGTGGAGTCTGTCTGTGATGATCCTGATGTCATTGCTGCCAATATTCTG GAGGTTAAGGTGTCGAGCCCTGACTACCCTGAAAGGAACAGAGAGAATGTGATGGAGGACTTCCTGAAAAGAATTGAGTGCTACAAAGTTACCTACCGACCCCTTGACCCAGACAACTATGACAA GGATCTTTCTTTCATCAAGGTGATAAATGTGGGCCAGCGATTTTTAGTCAACAGAGTCCAGGACTACATCCAGAGCAAGATAGTCTACTACCTCATGAATATCCATGTCCAGCCTCGCACCATTTACCTTTGCCGCCATGGAGAAAGCGAGTTCAATCTCTTGGGGAAGATTGGGGGTGACTCTGGCCTCTCCGTGAGGGGAAAGCAG TTTGCCCAAGCTCTAAGGAAGTTTTTGGAGGAACAGGAGATAACAGACCTCAAAGTGTGGACAAGCCAGTTGAAGAGGACCATACAGACTGCTGAGTCTCTCGGGGTGCCCTATGAGCAGTGGAAGATTCTGAATGAGATTGATGCT GGCGTGTGTGAAGAAATGACCTATGCCGAGATTGAGAAGCGGTACCCAGAAGAGTTTGCACTTCGAGATCAAGAGAAGTATCTGTATCGATATCCTGGTGGGGAG TCATACCAGGACCTGGTGCAGCGGCTGGAGCCTGTCATCATGGAGCTGGAACGTCAGGGCAATGTCCtcgtcatctcccaccaggctgTCATGCGCTGCCTCCTGGCCTACTTCTTGGATAAGGGCGCAG ATGAGCTACCATACTTGAGATGCCCTCTCCATACCATCTTCAAACTTACTCCTGTGGCCTACG GGTGCAAAGTGGAAACAATTAAACTTAACGTGGAGGCTGTGAACACGCATCGTGATAAGCCAACT